In Acidisarcina polymorpha, the DNA window GCGTGAAGAGAAAGCAATGCCGCCGTGGCGGTTGATTTCTATTTCGTCATCCTCTTCCACTGAATAATCGATACGTCTTGAGTGTTCCCTACCGTCTCAGCTCAGAAACTGTTTATAGGGCTCTTTTGATTACGAAAGGCGGTAAGGCTGCTTCTTCCGCCTTCACTGTCCCTTCCATCCTGTCTCCTTCAGTGAAGGCTCGAGCACATCAGCTCTCACAAGCCATTTGGGATCAAGGAAGACAATCCCGAGATCCTCAACAAACGCCGATGCTCGTTCTCCGCAGCAGCTTAGTTCGAAATCATCTTTGGCACACACTATTTCGCTTCTCGCAAGAACTCCGCCGTATAAAGATCCGCCTCGGGTAGGCGTCGCCACACGTATAGGGAACCTCCTAAAAGCGTCACGTATCTTTGCCAATAGGCTTCCGGTTTTTGCATACCGGTACTCCTCAGTCTCTTGGGCACTTCAGGTATCAGGTACGAACTGTGTCTACATGGCTGCCGCACAACATCTCTCATCACGGTTTTACGCCCGACTTGCTTTGAAGCTCTGGTCGACTAGAACGGAGATCGGGAATAAGCCGGAGAACGATGGCTTTCGCGATCACATCTCTCTGCACCATGATGTTGGAGAATTGCGAACACTTGGGGGTGTTGCGCTGATTTGGCAAAAGTTACCGCGACTCTTCGGTGTTTCGCGTGATGTGTAGACCCGCTTGGCTCAACAAAATGATCGTGAATACGGCTCCAGACTGAGGAATGCTCGACCGGTATAGGTGAAGGCCGCATCTGCTCTCCCCAATCCACATAAACATCGCTCAAAGGCACACCGAGATCGATCAACTCCTTCAGTGCGAGTGACGCACTCTTGTCATCAGGAAAACAGGCTGTAACTTCATCGATCTTTGATGAAGAAGCTGAGGCCATGTGGGGTGTCCTCCTTCTCGTTCTTATTCATGATCAAGCGTAAAATTGTTACCAGCGAATAGCTGCAAGGCGATCTGGGGCTACTCTTCCTTTGACGACGGTTCAGGATGTGCCGTGTTGCTAAGCCCTTGAGCTTCCCTAAGAACCAGACCGGCAGCTTTGCGACGTCCTTTGAGCCGTACTGCTGTCGAAGGCTTTAGACCAGTGTTCCTGGCGACACTTGCTTGCTGACGTTGTTTCCCAGCATCCGCTAGATGGTAGGCTGCTCCGACAAGAGCGATATGACTAAACGCCTGCGGGAAGTTGCCCACCAGACGCTTGCGTGCAGTGTCATACTCCTCTGAAAGCAGGCCTGTTTCGTTAGCAAGCTTCAGCAAGTTCTCAAACAACTTCCGCGCATCTTCATCGCGGCCAATTAGCTTAAGGTTGCTGACCAACCAGAAGCTACAGGCGAGGAACTTGCCTTCTTCGTCAGGAAGTCCATCATTCGACTCTCGATTGTCGTAGCGCATTACCAAGCCGCCTTCCATTAACTTTCCCTCGATGGCCGAAATGGTTCCAAGGACTCGAGGGTCCTGCGGAGGAAGAAAGCCGACAAGTGCAATGAGGAGAGCAGAGGCGTCTAGCTGCTTCGTTTCATAATGCTGCACGAAGCTATTTTGACTTGGATCGAATTCCCGCGTGCACACTTCCGCGTGGATGGTATCCCTTATTTGTCTCCAACGCTTTACGGGCGTCTCAAAGCTCACCTTTTCGGCAATCTTAATCGCCCGATCAAAGGCCACCCATGTCATGACCTTGGAGTAAGTGAAGTGCTGAGGACCACCGCGAACCTCCCATATCCCCTCATCCGCTTGCTCCCAGAGAGTCTCGAGATGTTCGACGATACGACGAAGCAGGCGGAAGTCCCTAGATCGATTGCGATCTCCGAGCGAAGCGTAGGTCCAGAAGAATGCATCCAGGACCTCACCATAAGTATCTAGTTGTAATTGCTGGGCGGCGGCGTTGCCGATGCGAACCGGCGCAGAATTCTCATAGCCTGGTAAAGAGACCTCGTACTCGAGCAGCGTGCGCTCACCGGAGATTCCATACATGATTTGAATCTGTTCGGGGCTTCCTGCTACGCTTCGTTGGAGCCAATCCATCCAATCGCGTGCCTCCTGTTTGTACCCACTATTGATGAGCACAAGCAGCGTGAAAGTTGTGTCTCTCAGCCAGCAATATCGGTAATCCCAATTTCGTGTGCCGCCCATTGCCTCCGGCAGAGAGGTCGTGGGGGCCGCCACAATCGCGCCAGTCGGACGATAGATTAGAGCTTTCAATGTAATCAGCGAGCGCACCACCATCTCACGATGCGGTCCGTCATAGGCGCACTTCTCCGCCCACGTCGTCCAGAGTCGCCGGGTCTCATCATAGGCTTTTTGCACGTGCACCGGAGCACCGCTAGACCTTGCACGGTATCCATCAAAACCTTTGTAAGTAAGCACAAAGTCTACAGACTCACCCTGCCCGACGATGAATTCACTAGCTGTTCGAAGCGATTTCCCCTCCAACGGAGCGTTGGTCTGAAGCTCTACCGCGTCGGGCCCGGCTACTGCGCGCATACCTAGCTTTGTCCGAGTGACCCACGGCACGGCGCTTCCATTGTCGAATCGCAAGGCCAACACACCGAGCATCTTAACCCGGCCACTCAAACCTTTCACAGTGCGGATTATCTGCGAATGGGCACTCCGTACGGGCATGTAATCCAGCACTTGCACAGAGCCGGTGCTAGTCTCGAAGCAGGTTTCTAATATTAGTGTGTGCGGTTGGTAGCGACGCGCAACCTTCCATTTAGGGTTCGTAGGGGCCAGCTTCCAGAAGCCGTTTTGTTCGGAACCTAGAAGCTTCGCGAAGCAAGCTGCCGAAGCAAAAGTGGGCCAGCAAAGCCAGTCGATGGATCCATCGCGTCCAACAAGTGCAGCCGTTCTTCCGTCTCCGATTAACGCATACTCTTCTATAAGCACTGACTCTCCGCTGTTTTGCAGTGAGCGGAGAAGCTGCCGCAGGCTGCAAGTCCGTTTCCTTGTTAGTGCCCGACGAGTCCAGGGGTAACTCTGGTGCCTCTTCTAAGCGTCCGTTATAGGTCTGTGCCGACACTCATCAGAGTTCGGGAAGGACCTATGAGGTACAGCCTAGTAAGCTCAATCGAAGCCCGCTTCATAGAGCTGCCCTGCACACCGTCGGTTTGGCATGAAGGGATGATAATGGCAGGTTGAAAGTAGGTGAAGCGTTGCGAGGTGATCTAACAGTTAGTTCCTGTTATGTCTGGTCGAATCTTTCGCTTCTGGATGCCCGGGTCGTCTTGGCGATCCGCTGCTTCGGACGGGCTTGAGAGACTTTCAACTTCTCACAAGTTCTTCCCGGGATGGCTTTCCAACTCGCATATCAGAGCAAGATGTGGTCCGGTGATCGTTGGGCCCTCTGCGACGAATCGCTATGCAGGGCGGAGACAGTGGCAAGTGGGCCCAGACGCACTCTTTAATCTTTACAGGTGTGAAGAACCTTGTGCTCGGTCAAATCCTTGACAATCTAATTACGGTAACGGGAGAACGCAGCCGCCCTCGGTTGAGCTTGCCTTCGA includes these proteins:
- a CDS encoding glycoside hydrolase family 15 protein, whose protein sequence is MLIEEYALIGDGRTAALVGRDGSIDWLCWPTFASAACFAKLLGSEQNGFWKLAPTNPKWKVARRYQPHTLILETCFETSTGSVQVLDYMPVRSAHSQIIRTVKGLSGRVKMLGVLALRFDNGSAVPWVTRTKLGMRAVAGPDAVELQTNAPLEGKSLRTASEFIVGQGESVDFVLTYKGFDGYRARSSGAPVHVQKAYDETRRLWTTWAEKCAYDGPHREMVVRSLITLKALIYRPTGAIVAAPTTSLPEAMGGTRNWDYRYCWLRDTTFTLLVLINSGYKQEARDWMDWLQRSVAGSPEQIQIMYGISGERTLLEYEVSLPGYENSAPVRIGNAAAQQLQLDTYGEVLDAFFWTYASLGDRNRSRDFRLLRRIVEHLETLWEQADEGIWEVRGGPQHFTYSKVMTWVAFDRAIKIAEKVSFETPVKRWRQIRDTIHAEVCTREFDPSQNSFVQHYETKQLDASALLIALVGFLPPQDPRVLGTISAIEGKLMEGGLVMRYDNRESNDGLPDEEGKFLACSFWLVSNLKLIGRDEDARKLFENLLKLANETGLLSEEYDTARKRLVGNFPQAFSHIALVGAAYHLADAGKQRQQASVARNTGLKPSTAVRLKGRRKAAGLVLREAQGLSNTAHPEPSSKEE